Proteins encoded within one genomic window of Kiritimatiellales bacterium:
- a CDS encoding glycosyl hydrolase family 28 protein, translated as MLRAIMGMLVTVSNALVAELAIHNAPDTIPVSEKYSLTINGEACRVQEVYADFMAVDRDDATFQKYGMANFSFSDPVELKIRVSDEAVKSAVVRPLSRGITPEISGNEITLTLPEPMYVVLEVNNDPSSELHIFGNPVEQDVPNVSGEDVIKIQPRTDYGADEITDIIKNKPGALVYFAPGLYAGKEKALRIIPAEGQTLYFAGGAYMNGCTFRINADNVTLRGRGVIDKNADKSYSAKGQMLLMDNAKNLNLEGLTFLDAWGWCVAMHYSDGVHIRNFKIIAHRQNSDGINPLSSKNVLIEKSFIHNGDDGIAIKALNGISTEDITVRDMVIWIDFGWAACEIGKETNGEYIRDVLFENIDVLHAYGSAIGIGVEGSAIVTNITYRNIRSECPREKTQMAQPGYMIEFQTRVKMRPPIPPGGHPPPTGWIDGVLIENLQLIEESPDQKTACQLISYSDKNPIRNIKIKDMKWMGKPVTDFKTGNFYISGAVSDVSFQTGE; from the coding sequence ATGCTTAGAGCGATCATGGGAATGCTGGTGACAGTTTCAAATGCGCTGGTTGCAGAGCTTGCGATTCATAATGCGCCGGACACAATCCCTGTGAGTGAAAAGTATTCTTTAACGATTAACGGTGAAGCCTGTCGTGTGCAGGAGGTATATGCAGACTTCATGGCTGTGGATCGCGATGATGCAACTTTTCAAAAGTATGGCATGGCTAATTTCAGTTTTTCTGATCCGGTTGAATTGAAAATCCGTGTCTCAGATGAGGCTGTAAAATCTGCAGTTGTGCGTCCGTTATCGCGTGGTATTACGCCGGAAATATCGGGGAATGAAATTACGCTGACACTGCCGGAGCCAATGTATGTTGTGCTGGAAGTTAATAATGATCCGTCAAGTGAGCTTCATATTTTCGGAAATCCTGTTGAACAGGATGTACCGAATGTCAGCGGTGAGGATGTTATAAAAATTCAGCCGCGCACAGATTACGGTGCCGATGAAATTACAGACATCATCAAAAATAAACCCGGTGCGCTGGTTTATTTCGCTCCGGGACTTTATGCGGGAAAAGAAAAAGCGTTGCGGATTATTCCGGCAGAAGGGCAGACACTGTATTTCGCCGGCGGAGCCTACATGAACGGATGCACTTTTCGCATTAATGCGGATAATGTGACACTGCGCGGGCGCGGTGTGATTGATAAAAACGCGGATAAAAGCTATTCGGCCAAAGGCCAGATGCTGTTGATGGACAACGCGAAAAACCTGAATCTTGAGGGGTTGACATTTCTCGATGCGTGGGGATGGTGCGTTGCGATGCATTATTCCGACGGCGTACACATCCGGAATTTCAAGATCATTGCTCACCGGCAGAATTCGGACGGAATTAATCCGTTATCATCAAAAAATGTGTTGATTGAAAAAAGTTTCATTCATAACGGAGATGACGGAATCGCAATTAAAGCTCTTAACGGAATTAGCACAGAAGACATCACGGTTCGTGATATGGTGATCTGGATAGATTTCGGATGGGCGGCATGCGAAATCGGAAAAGAAACAAACGGTGAATATATCAGGGATGTTCTTTTTGAAAATATTGATGTGCTGCACGCATACGGGTCTGCAATCGGAATTGGAGTAGAAGGCTCCGCAATTGTCACCAATATTACATATCGCAACATCCGTTCAGAGTGCCCTCGTGAGAAAACTCAAATGGCGCAGCCGGGATATATGATTGAGTTTCAGACCCGTGTTAAAATGCGTCCGCCGATTCCTCCGGGCGGGCATCCTCCGCCGACCGGCTGGATAGATGGTGTTCTTATCGAAAACTTACAGCTCATTGAAGAATCTCCTGATCAGAAAACAGCATGTCAGCTGATTTCATACAGCGATAAAAATCCAATAAGAAACATAAAGATTAAAGATATGAAGTGGATGGGAAAACCGGTAACAGATTTTAAAACAGGGAATTTTTATATCAGCGGCGCGGTATCTGATGTGTCATTTCAAACCGGTGAATAG
- a CDS encoding LacI family DNA-binding transcriptional regulator produces MDKITTMKDIAELAGVSAATVSLALNNNPRISPATKQKILKICRETGYKPNPAARALAQVNTQGGKTYLETLALLIHENTTPFLKSQHRQLWNENLQTSCSLMRYRLESFIVGKTKKEQLALSRILHTRGIRGVIIPAVFHKISDWYIDWSNFSVVSYCADHGDRFSHNVICNSYQDMYDAVIGLHDRGYQCPAYVETDETLYFLKAGFDSAVQLWQKKGLCFKSLKYTTGTTLEQFEKKFMQWFYKEKPDVLISNNANKVPEILKKHGLRIPQDIGFFCSDILPSQLHISGLLQQRDAVCRILVDTLHGMLMRHEYGQQNRPLTIQVPTIWNEGTTLLTSKNAAPA; encoded by the coding sequence ATGGATAAGATCACAACCATGAAAGATATTGCTGAACTTGCCGGAGTCAGTGCGGCAACCGTTTCTCTGGCACTAAACAACAATCCGAGAATTTCCCCTGCGACAAAACAAAAAATTTTAAAAATTTGCAGGGAAACCGGATATAAACCGAATCCCGCTGCCAGAGCGCTTGCACAGGTGAATACACAAGGCGGGAAAACCTATCTGGAAACACTGGCACTTCTGATTCATGAAAATACGACACCGTTCTTAAAATCTCAACACCGGCAGCTTTGGAATGAAAACCTGCAAACTTCATGTTCCTTAATGAGATACCGGCTTGAATCTTTCATAGTCGGTAAAACAAAAAAAGAACAGCTGGCATTAAGCCGTATTCTGCATACAAGAGGTATCCGGGGAGTTATTATTCCGGCGGTTTTTCATAAAATTTCTGACTGGTATATCGACTGGAGTAATTTTTCTGTTGTCAGCTATTGTGCTGATCACGGCGATCGTTTTTCACATAATGTCATCTGTAATTCATATCAGGATATGTACGATGCGGTCATTGGATTACATGATCGCGGTTATCAATGTCCGGCATATGTTGAAACGGACGAAACCCTTTATTTTTTGAAAGCAGGATTTGATTCCGCAGTACAACTCTGGCAAAAAAAAGGACTGTGTTTTAAATCATTAAAATACACAACAGGCACTACTCTGGAACAATTTGAAAAAAAGTTCATGCAGTGGTTCTACAAAGAAAAGCCGGATGTTCTTATCTCCAACAACGCAAATAAAGTTCCGGAAATCCTAAAAAAACACGGTCTTCGCATCCCTCAGGATATTGGATTCTTCTGCTCGGATATTCTTCCGTCACAACTCCATATTTCCGGACTGTTGCAGCAGCGTGACGCTGTATGCCGCATTCTTGTTGACACACTTCACGGAATGCTTATGCGTCATGAATACGGACAGCAGAACCGTCCTCTGACAATCCAGGTGCCAACCATTTGGAACGAAGGAACAACACTGCTTACCTCAAAAAATGCAGCGCCAGCATAA
- a CDS encoding right-handed parallel beta-helix repeat-containing protein codes for MHMLIILVYALFFYVPEGRSAATANKAFPPEIAGWSDAEKEQQREAGIEIFDGIQAAAESGVQEFTVPPGHYRITKSWNFNNFSNLTVNGSNAVLWIEDISASIFFKNCENVRFCGFTVDFDPVPYVQGEIVAINNGAMTIDLRVDEGFFPAVNLLLRGLGSPVALFDAQTRKLKPDFMKRPIVKGSVEQIDEETIRFKLSGYQNLTLTQMNYKNGDPLVIPLRRVPLFWLYDSQGVTFEHVSVYTAAGMAFRMHRCQETAFKYVNIARRPDSDRLLSICADAFHGINSHGILVENCSIEDIGDDVLNYHSYYSVVLQQKAADTLLISDTYWEMGLDQLNLAGKTVEFYDALTGKMIGSSKITAFNPIPFTPEIEQLIENLPANHFVIPSDVNTYSNQGEIQLADPITLPAGTLVGLPHYSSDFVIRSNRCMNIRSRGIIVQGRTGIIEGNRFEWMTHCPVSIGPMAAQSPANSYAESGTGGDIVISNNVMIDTSFGQTIRSDWHLQRGAITIFGIEKSGGAITNYSTRTVAIENNQIIRSGLCAVYAQSVDGLTVANNEITNPQMFDVIGTIAQPFSPDSAIMIGDAKNVTIRGNTFSLSKKTKYKLKSMGGIDFSTLDSDLPVGTTQ; via the coding sequence ATGCACATGTTGATTATTCTGGTTTATGCCCTGTTTTTTTATGTACCGGAAGGGCGCAGCGCCGCCACTGCGAATAAAGCGTTTCCGCCGGAAATAGCGGGCTGGAGCGACGCAGAAAAAGAGCAGCAGCGAGAAGCCGGGATAGAAATTTTTGACGGAATTCAGGCGGCGGCTGAATCCGGTGTTCAGGAATTTACTGTGCCGCCGGGACATTACCGGATAACAAAATCATGGAATTTCAATAACTTTTCAAATTTAACGGTAAACGGCAGCAATGCGGTGCTTTGGATTGAGGATATTTCAGCCAGTATCTTTTTTAAAAACTGCGAAAATGTCCGGTTCTGTGGATTCACGGTGGATTTTGATCCGGTGCCGTATGTCCAGGGAGAAATTGTTGCCATCAATAATGGTGCAATGACGATTGATCTGCGTGTTGATGAGGGATTTTTTCCTGCCGTAAATCTCCTTTTAAGGGGATTGGGTTCGCCGGTGGCGCTGTTTGATGCGCAAACCCGGAAATTAAAACCGGATTTTATGAAGCGTCCAATTGTCAAGGGTTCTGTTGAACAGATTGATGAGGAAACAATCCGGTTCAAACTGAGCGGCTATCAGAATCTGACATTAACACAGATGAACTATAAAAACGGCGATCCCCTTGTGATTCCCCTGCGGCGTGTTCCGCTCTTCTGGCTGTATGATTCGCAGGGTGTAACCTTTGAGCATGTTTCGGTCTATACCGCCGCCGGTATGGCATTCCGCATGCATCGCTGTCAGGAAACGGCATTTAAATATGTTAATATTGCCCGTCGCCCGGACAGTGATCGCCTGCTGTCAATCTGTGCGGACGCATTCCATGGCATAAACAGCCATGGTATTCTCGTTGAAAACTGTTCGATTGAAGACATCGGCGACGATGTCTTGAATTACCACTCTTATTATTCTGTCGTGCTGCAGCAGAAAGCGGCGGACACGCTGTTGATCAGCGATACATATTGGGAAATGGGATTGGATCAGCTTAATCTCGCAGGAAAGACCGTTGAATTTTACGATGCGCTGACCGGAAAAATGATCGGATCATCAAAAATTACGGCGTTTAATCCGATTCCGTTCACGCCGGAGATAGAGCAGTTAATTGAAAACCTGCCGGCAAATCATTTCGTAATTCCAAGTGATGTCAATACATACAGCAATCAGGGCGAAATCCAGCTGGCCGATCCTATTACGCTGCCCGCCGGCACACTGGTTGGTTTGCCGCACTATTCATCCGACTTTGTGATCCGCTCAAACCGGTGTATGAATATCCGGAGTCGGGGTATTATTGTTCAGGGACGAACAGGTATTATTGAAGGGAACCGGTTCGAATGGATGACGCATTGCCCGGTATCTATAGGACCGATGGCCGCTCAGTCGCCGGCGAACAGTTATGCCGAAAGCGGAACGGGCGGTGATATTGTGATCAGCAACAATGTGATGATTGATACCTCGTTCGGGCAGACCATTCGCAGTGACTGGCATTTGCAGCGCGGCGCCATTACAATTTTTGGAATTGAGAAATCCGGCGGAGCCATCACAAATTATTCCACCAGAACAGTTGCCATCGAAAACAATCAGATTATCCGGAGCGGATTATGCGCTGTTTATGCGCAATCGGTTGACGGCCTTACGGTGGCGAATAATGAGATTACCAATCCGCAGATGTTTGATGTGATCGGCACTATAGCGCAGCCGTTTTCCCCGGATTCGGCGATCATGATCGGCGATGCAAAAAATGTAACGATTCGCGGAAATACATTTTCGTTATCTAAAAAAACTAAGTATAAATTAAAATCGATGGGCGGGATCGATTTTTCGACGCTGGACAGTGATCTTCCCGTCGGAACCACCCAATAA
- the hisH gene encoding imidazole glycerol phosphate synthase subunit HisH, which translates to MKIGIIDYGMGNLGSVLNAFRFLKLDAEIITAPAQMDACRAIILPGVGAFKECMQHLTEHGFIEPVCSWIKSGNPFMGMCLGLQMLFERSEESPGVAGLGIFAGTVKKFNFNAMAADGVPSSGELKIPQIGWNAVGQVQPDCPAFAGIVDNAWFYFVHSYYVLPADSAIIAGTTDYGISYCSAVWKDNLFAVQFHPEKSQSAGLQMMKNFVATNRE; encoded by the coding sequence ATGAAAATCGGCATTATTGATTACGGTATGGGAAATCTGGGCAGTGTGCTGAACGCATTCCGGTTTCTGAAGCTCGATGCGGAGATAATTACCGCACCGGCACAAATGGATGCCTGCCGCGCAATCATTCTGCCCGGCGTCGGCGCGTTTAAAGAATGCATGCAGCATTTAACGGAACACGGATTCATCGAGCCGGTGTGCAGCTGGATTAAATCCGGCAATCCGTTTATGGGCATGTGTCTGGGACTGCAAATGCTGTTTGAACGCTCTGAGGAGTCGCCCGGTGTTGCCGGACTCGGTATTTTTGCCGGCACGGTAAAAAAATTTAATTTTAATGCAATGGCTGCGGATGGGGTGCCCTCATCCGGTGAATTAAAAATCCCGCAAATCGGCTGGAATGCAGTAGGGCAGGTTCAGCCGGATTGTCCGGCGTTCGCCGGAATTGTCGATAACGCCTGGTTTTACTTTGTGCATTCCTATTATGTGCTGCCGGCAGACAGCGCCATTATCGCCGGAACAACGGACTATGGTATCAGTTATTGTTCCGCCGTCTGGAAAGACAACCTCTTCGCCGTTCAGTTTCATCCCGAAAAAAGCCAGTCCGCCGGATTGCAGATGATGAAGAATTTTGTGGCGACTAACCGCGAATGA
- a CDS encoding IS1595 family transposase has protein sequence MAIRNKYIYRSKISETEFRQFVRLFCVDLNATQIARVAGLNRNTANRLLQGIRERIALACEAESPVSGEVEVDESYFGARRVRGLRGRGARGKTIVFGLVKRQGRVYTEIVPDCSRATLQGIIRGRADPESVIHSDGWRGYKGLVDLGYQKRYRVQHGENEFANKPCHINGIESFWAYAKTRLIRFRGMQKHTFYFHLKECEFRFNHRHEDLYKIVLKMCREKPLS, from the coding sequence ATGGCAATAAGAAACAAGTATATTTATCGTTCAAAAATTTCTGAAACTGAATTTCGCCAATTCGTCAGGCTTTTTTGTGTGGATTTAAATGCCACTCAAATTGCCCGGGTTGCTGGTTTAAACCGAAACACTGCAAACAGGTTATTACAGGGAATAAGAGAACGAATTGCCCTGGCCTGTGAAGCTGAATCGCCTGTTTCTGGCGAGGTTGAGGTTGATGAAAGTTATTTTGGTGCCCGCCGTGTTCGTGGTCTTAGAGGGCGAGGAGCCAGAGGAAAAACCATCGTATTTGGCCTCGTTAAAAGACAAGGCCGTGTTTATACAGAAATAGTCCCGGACTGCTCCAGAGCGACCTTGCAAGGTATTATTCGAGGTCGTGCAGACCCTGAAAGCGTTATTCATTCTGACGGCTGGCGTGGCTATAAGGGTCTTGTGGACCTTGGCTATCAAAAGCGTTATCGAGTGCAACACGGAGAAAATGAATTTGCGAACAAACCGTGTCATATTAATGGAATAGAAAGTTTTTGGGCCTATGCCAAGACTCGTCTGATTCGTTTCAGAGGGATGCAAAAACACACGTTCTATTTTCATTTGAAGGAATGTGAATTCCGGTTTAATCATAGGCACGAAGATTTGTATAAAATAGTCTTAAAAATGTGCAGAGAAAAACCTCTGTCCTAG
- the pcnB gene encoding polynucleotide adenylyltransferase PcnB, which translates to MNYCRLEKKLSPADECHYSSLKIVIFSRMDPEIIVRNNHPVSRRHISSAALKVLYGLNDAGYTAYLAGGGVRDLLLGRAPKDFDIATSATPEEVKKVFRNCRLIGRRFRLAHVYFRNEIVEVSTFRALNPVSNAEDDTFLSKDGLVLRDNVFGTPEEDALRRDFTMNALFYNVADYSIIDYVHGRDDIQRRIIRVIGDPDQRFIEDPVRILRAVRFAACLDFTIEQSAQEAIRRNAPLLEGCSSSRLYEEILRLCNCGRSVRFFQLFNELNVQEHLFPELSAWMKMPDGGSKTHWLEKSFLQIDRWRAAGILIDPALFFTLIFGEYHEWAAAQLMKSENLSLAAALQEAVARHLRQIDRILIPKSVTHRIAEIMSCQPRFLRITPKNYQRFSTHRAFLDAFLYFKFSARTTGCNIAEFEWWDKQRKR; encoded by the coding sequence TTGAATTACTGCCGGCTCGAAAAAAAACTTTCACCGGCGGATGAATGTCATTACAGTTCCCTGAAGATTGTAATTTTCAGCCGCATGGATCCCGAAATCATAGTACGCAATAACCACCCTGTCAGCCGCCGGCATATCAGTTCCGCTGCCTTGAAGGTTTTATATGGATTGAACGATGCCGGTTACACCGCATATCTCGCCGGCGGCGGTGTGCGCGACCTGCTGCTCGGGCGCGCGCCAAAAGATTTCGATATCGCCACCAGTGCTACACCGGAAGAGGTCAAAAAAGTATTCCGCAACTGCCGGCTCATCGGTCGCCGGTTCCGGCTGGCGCACGTCTATTTCCGTAACGAAATCGTTGAGGTTTCCACCTTTCGTGCGCTCAATCCGGTGTCGAATGCCGAAGACGATACATTTCTTTCTAAAGACGGGCTTGTCCTGCGCGATAATGTATTCGGCACTCCCGAAGAGGATGCTCTCCGGCGTGACTTCACTATGAATGCGCTTTTTTATAACGTTGCCGATTATTCCATCATTGATTACGTGCACGGCCGTGACGACATCCAGCGGCGTATCATCCGTGTGATCGGCGATCCGGATCAGCGTTTTATTGAAGATCCTGTCCGGATTCTGCGTGCTGTCCGTTTTGCCGCCTGTCTCGACTTTACTATCGAACAGTCAGCGCAGGAAGCCATCCGCCGGAATGCTCCTCTGCTCGAAGGCTGTTCGTCATCACGGCTCTACGAGGAAATTCTGAGACTCTGCAACTGCGGCCGCTCCGTCCGGTTTTTTCAGCTGTTTAATGAACTCAACGTTCAGGAACATTTATTCCCCGAACTTTCTGCGTGGATGAAAATGCCGGATGGCGGCAGTAAAACGCACTGGCTTGAAAAAAGTTTTTTGCAGATCGACCGCTGGCGCGCCGCCGGCATATTGATTGATCCCGCTCTGTTTTTTACGCTCATTTTTGGCGAATATCATGAATGGGCTGCCGCACAACTCATGAAATCCGAAAACCTTTCACTTGCGGCCGCGCTGCAGGAAGCTGTTGCGCGGCATTTGCGGCAGATCGACCGCATTCTCATTCCAAAATCTGTGACTCACCGCATTGCCGAAATTATGAGCTGCCAGCCGCGGTTTCTGCGCATCACGCCGAAAAATTATCAGCGCTTCAGTACGCATCGTGCATTTCTCGACGCATTTCTATATTTTAAATTTTCCGCACGCACCACCGGCTGCAACATCGCCGAATTTGAATGGTGGGACAAACAGCGAAAACGCTAA
- a CDS encoding DUF4186 family protein produces the protein MQQFDDKQWKTLKQKLMRSKQIPDMKMGEPEKEYVSSRGRDILELHATDFVRKRLAPAEPKNDGFQTPSKGHPVFIAQHATGTSDRAKLAKFHNIRAGAAMTEKQITYVVGIILRWIEDQVGSFT, from the coding sequence GTGCAACAGTTTGATGATAAACAATGGAAGACGCTGAAACAGAAACTCATGCGGTCAAAACAAATTCCGGACATGAAAATGGGTGAGCCGGAGAAAGAATATGTTTCATCGCGCGGCCGTGATATTCTGGAACTTCACGCCACCGACTTTGTCCGCAAACGCCTGGCGCCGGCCGAACCGAAAAATGACGGTTTTCAAACTCCGTCCAAAGGACATCCGGTGTTCATTGCCCAGCATGCCACCGGCACCAGTGACCGGGCCAAGCTCGCAAAATTTCATAACATCCGCGCCGGCGCTGCAATGACGGAAAAACAGATTACGTATGTGGTTGGAATTATTCTGCGCTGGATCGAGGATCAGGTCGGCAGCTTTACTTGA
- the nuoE gene encoding NADH-quinone oxidoreductase subunit NuoE, whose translation MANCRCDIEKKVAKLIKQIGSDPALAIPLLQAVQNEFRFIPKKAIEYIAAHTDMTETQLYGAATFYSQFRLEPVGEVIIKVCHGTACHVGGAPGLTEALETRLGIKDGETTADGKYTLSSVACVGCCSLAPVVMVDEAAHAKLDRKSAAALIDNLEKKPRAKARSAKNE comes from the coding sequence ATGGCAAATTGTCGTTGTGATATTGAAAAAAAGGTGGCGAAGCTGATCAAGCAGATCGGCAGTGATCCGGCACTGGCGATTCCGCTGCTGCAGGCGGTGCAAAATGAATTCCGTTTTATTCCGAAGAAGGCGATCGAATACATCGCTGCCCACACGGATATGACAGAAACCCAGCTTTACGGCGCGGCAACCTTCTATTCGCAGTTCCGTCTGGAGCCGGTCGGTGAAGTCATTATTAAAGTGTGCCACGGCACCGCGTGTCACGTCGGCGGTGCGCCGGGTTTAACGGAAGCACTGGAAACACGGCTGGGGATTAAAGACGGTGAAACAACGGCTGACGGAAAATATACGCTGTCATCCGTCGCCTGCGTCGGCTGCTGCTCGCTCGCGCCGGTGGTGATGGTGGATGAAGCGGCGCATGCAAAACTGGATCGTAAATCTGCTGCCGCACTGATTGACAATTTAGAGAAAAAGCCACGAGCGAAGGCCCGAAGTGCAAAGAATGAATGA
- the nuoF gene encoding NADH-quinone oxidoreductase subunit NuoF has protein sequence MSSCNIAAGSQNVYNRLHAAAAAGTVDAELSIMGCLGFCHAEPQIRVTDAAGKQFLYMAVNPAKLNKIIADHLRNGTPVAQWIADDSRPDFVQLTGKQHRIILGNCGKINPESLNAYLVAGGYQALEKVLKTMSPADVCETVIASGLRGRGGAGFPTGLKWKFALKELNEKKYVICNADEGDPGAFMDRTTLESDPFAVLEGITIQAFATGANEGYIYCRAEYPLAIRRLKMAIADAGARGYLGKNILSTDFSFELHIQEGAGAFVCGEETALMASIEGQRGMPRLRPPFPAQSGLFGKPTTINNVETLAGVPWIIRNGAEAYSAIGTEKSKGTKVFALAGKIKRSGLIEVPMGISLAEIIEEIGGGTGTKRPVKAVQMGGPSGGCIPAELFASTHIDYDELMRTGAIMGSGGMIVLDDTTCMVDVARYFLDFTQHESCGKCTFCRIGTKRMLEILTRICDGDGRPEDIAELEELSVKVKDTSLCGLGQTAPNPVQTTLRYFRHEYEEHIHDKKCRAGKCKNLCGFEITDQCTGCTVCAKQCPVNAIAGAPKKQHVINQELCIHCGVCRDVCNFEAVKVI, from the coding sequence ATGAGCAGCTGCAACATTGCCGCCGGTTCACAAAACGTTTACAACCGGCTGCATGCGGCTGCCGCCGCCGGCACAGTAGATGCCGAACTGAGCATCATGGGCTGTCTCGGATTCTGTCATGCGGAGCCGCAAATCCGCGTAACGGATGCCGCCGGAAAGCAGTTCCTTTACATGGCGGTGAATCCGGCAAAACTGAATAAAATTATTGCCGATCATCTGCGGAACGGCACGCCGGTTGCACAGTGGATTGCCGACGATTCAAGGCCGGATTTTGTTCAGCTTACCGGCAAGCAGCACCGCATCATACTCGGAAACTGCGGTAAAATTAATCCGGAATCGCTCAATGCGTATCTCGTGGCGGGCGGCTATCAGGCGCTGGAGAAAGTGCTGAAAACCATGTCGCCGGCGGATGTGTGCGAAACGGTGATTGCATCCGGATTGCGCGGCCGCGGCGGCGCCGGTTTTCCGACCGGATTGAAATGGAAATTTGCCCTGAAAGAGCTGAACGAAAAAAAATATGTAATTTGTAACGCCGACGAAGGCGACCCCGGCGCATTTATGGACCGCACGACGCTGGAAAGCGATCCGTTTGCGGTGCTCGAAGGCATCACGATTCAGGCGTTTGCCACCGGCGCAAACGAAGGATATATTTACTGCCGCGCCGAATATCCGCTGGCGATCAGGCGGTTGAAAATGGCCATCGCCGACGCGGGAGCGCGCGGCTACCTCGGCAAAAACATTCTCAGCACAGATTTTTCGTTTGAGCTTCATATTCAAGAAGGCGCCGGCGCATTTGTATGCGGTGAAGAGACGGCGCTGATGGCGTCGATTGAAGGTCAGCGCGGCATGCCGCGCCTGCGCCCGCCGTTTCCGGCGCAGTCCGGACTGTTCGGCAAACCGACAACCATCAACAACGTTGAAACGCTGGCCGGTGTGCCGTGGATTATCCGTAACGGCGCTGAAGCCTATTCTGCCATCGGCACCGAAAAATCAAAGGGCACCAAAGTTTTTGCGCTGGCCGGAAAAATTAAACGCAGCGGTCTGATTGAAGTTCCGATGGGCATTTCGCTCGCCGAAATTATTGAAGAGATCGGCGGCGGCACCGGCACCAAACGTCCGGTGAAAGCGGTGCAGATGGGCGGTCCGTCCGGCGGCTGCATACCGGCAGAGCTGTTTGCGAGTACACATATTGATTATGACGAACTGATGCGCACCGGCGCCATTATGGGTTCCGGCGGAATGATTGTGCTCGATGATACAACCTGCATGGTCGACGTCGCGCGCTATTTCCTTGATTTCACACAGCATGAATCGTGCGGCAAATGCACCTTCTGCCGCATCGGCACCAAACGCATGCTCGAAATTTTAACGCGCATCTGCGACGGCGACGGCAGGCCGGAAGATATCGCTGAACTCGAAGAGCTGTCTGTGAAAGTTAAAGATACCAGCCTGTGCGGGCTCGGACAGACCGCGCCCAATCCGGTGCAAACCACCCTGCGCTATTTCCGGCACGAATACGAAGAACACATTCACGATAAAAAATGCCGTGCCGGAAAATGTAAAAATCTGTGCGGGTTTGAAATCACAGACCAATGTACCGGCTGTACCGTTTGCGCCAAACAGTGTCCGGTGAATGCCATCGCCGGCGCACCGAAAAAACAGCATGTGATCAATCAGGAACTCTGCATCCATTGCGGCGTCTGTCGCGATGTCTGCAACTTCGAAGCGGTAAAAGTAATATGA